The Montipora foliosa isolate CH-2021 chromosome 14, ASM3666993v2, whole genome shotgun sequence genome window below encodes:
- the LOC137985099 gene encoding uncharacterized protein: protein MTEAKSLQYWYRLRYISCYPVIDRSSLRVIMSVRLLCKQTSKRPSNALFYFPEEQKTGIAPTRIIDEKDLDLTPGMVVTVNWDREKVEAEILALDDDLKVLNEKDLEWSKEHLTAQTAATQEKKSTNSDTESPNKPLARTKKSVQPRRSREKEAQSSENPYEEFLAAQKKRALEWKSARDSKRAKSVPVVNQPPEASSVQGDCRQEDTTKLLRQQLHTKTTECNDLKRMLKSIEEQNVLILKNQTEMQENFFKLLEKIQVSISEIKDSIATCPAASNFGGYLNPLLEHDPENLAGAIIIPDSADRESPVKDVAKSAEQTRYLSTINYDTLSNLREENQPSDVPSAAKQQGSASQDVGEELISTCVTPTRIKTIQETLSKPETDRHLCALKLLPHFFSKEELAESNTDGSHGKKFLDGTKLNSLKLLVFSKFPASTSEEKDKAWRFIKGKINTKCRAVRRISLPDSTPSRPE, encoded by the exons ATGACAGAGGCCAAATCATTACAGTATTGGTATCGCTTAAGGTATATCAGTTGCTATCCTGTCATCGATCGATCATCATTACGAGTAATCATGTCCGTGAGATTGTTGTGCAAACAGACTAGCAAGCGTCCATCCAATGCATTGTTTTACTTTCCGGAAGAGCAAAAGACCGGAATCGCACCAACGCGAATAATCGACGAAAAAGACCTCGATTTAACTCCAGGAATGGTGGTGACGGTCAATTGGGACAGAGAGAAAGTTGAAGCGGAGATACTAGCATTAGATG ATGACTTGAAAGTTCTAAACGAGAAGGACTTAGAATGGTCTAAGGAGCACTTGACTGCTCAGACCGCTGCTACGCAAGAGAAAAAGAGTACCAATTCGGACACCGAGTCCCCAAACAAGCCATTGGCGCGCACCAAAAAG TCGGTTCAACCGCGAAGATCACGAGAGAAAGAAGCCCAAAGCTCGGAAAATCCTTACGAAGAATTTTTGGCCGCCCAGAAGAAGCGTGCTTTGGAGTGGAAATCAGCTCGTGATTCCAAAAGAGCCAAGTCAGTACCAGTAGTAAATCAACCCCCCGAGGCAAGCAGCGTTCAAGGTGACTGTCGTCAGGAAGATACCACTAAACTCCTGCGCCAGCAGCTCCACACAAAAACGACTGAGTGCAACGATTTAAAAAGAATGCTAAAGAGCATTGAAGAACAAAACGTCCTGATCCTCAAAAACCAGACCGAAATGCAAGAGAATTTTTTCAAG TTGCTGGAGAAAATACAAGTCTCTATTTCAGAAATTAAAGATAGCATAGCCACATGTCCTGCTGCTTCGAACTTTGGAGGGTACCTTAATCCTCTACTGGAGCATGACCCTGAAAATCTG GCTGGTGCCATTATCATACCCGACTCTGCTGACCGTGAATCTCCAGTGAAGGACGTTGCAAAATCAGCTGAACAGACCCGATACCTGTCCACCATCAACTATGATACCCTGAGTAACCTTCGTGAAGAAAACCAGCCCAGTGATGTACCATCTGCTGCCAAACAACAAGGAAGCGCTTCTCAAGACGTTGGCGAGGAGTTGATCAGCACATGTGTTACCCCAACCAGAATAAAGACCATTCAAGAAACATTGTCAAAGCCAGAGACTGACCGGCACTTGTGTGCCTTGAAGTTGCTGCCACATTTTTTCAGTAAAGAGGAACTTGCCGAAAGCAATACAGATGGCAGTCATGGCAAAAAATTTCTTGATGGTACCAAATTAAACTCGCTTAAATTATTAGTCTTTAGTAAGTTTCCAGCGAGTACCAGTGAGGAGAAAGACAAGGCTTGGAGGTTTATAAAGGGGAAAATTAATACTAAGTGTCGTGCTGTCCGCAGAATTTCGCTACCAGACTCTACTCCCTCACGTCCAGAATAA
- the LOC137985373 gene encoding uncharacterized protein, whose protein sequence is MSSSHHKVTESRRDEMDYAAENKENIVAKVQKFIEDGCGCRRGSKSIQCSDQFTVETVLNNLYNCLELSHAELDLVVLANIQAFTATEETSKKRKRSPPYSFLYHSAPICKEMFLNLYGISKSRFQRLLNHYENHGISLRIHGNSKRLPHNALPVAVAEDVKNFLSNFVEENAVLLPGRIPGFKNEDIQLLSSSETKMHVWRCFQRACEESNKQAVCYTKFIDLWKQFFPNVVVAKPMTDLCFICQQNTSKLVRAANLPEEEKSQCVQAQQAHLNSVQTERELYKKVCEEAKWNFEEVQDQIDLEAPHELCTLATTMHYSFDFAQQVHIPSNPMQPGPIYFKTPRKCAIFGVMCEAIPRQVNYLIDEASDVGKGANTTISYVHHYFEHHGLGETSAHLHADNCSGQNKNNYFMWYLAWRTILQLHHSMRYSFLIAGHTKFGPDRCFGIIKKSYKLSYISSLYEFANMVESSNSGINKAQLVGTHDGTVIVPVYDWSSFLEQFFKKVPNIKKYHHFRFCKEEPGRVYFKELNSSAEQSLMLLKNPAILPMATRLPAKLNPAGLSQERKQYLYREIRPFCKPGTEDLVAPVP, encoded by the coding sequence ATGTCATCATCTCATCACAAAGTAACAGAATCGAGAAGAGACGAGATGGATTACGCTGcggaaaataaggaaaatatcGTTGCTAAAGTACAAAAGTTTATTGAAGATGGATGCGGATGTCGTCGAGGATCAAAAAGTATTCAGTGTTCTGATCAATTTACAGTGGAAACCGTTTTAAATAATCTGTATAACTGCCTGGAACTGTCCCACGCGGAACTGGACTTGGTTGTGTTGGCAAACATTCAAGCTTTCACGGCGACTgaagaaaccagcaaaaaaagaaagagaagtcCACCTTACAGCTTTCTGTACCACTCTGCACCCATCTGTAAGGAGATGTTTCTCAACCTCTATGGAATCAGCAAATCTCGCTTTCAGAGGCTTCTAAATCACTACGAAAATCATGGTATTTCTCTGCGAATTCACGGTAACAGTAAGAGACTACCGCACAACGCGCTCCCAGTTGCTGTTGCCGAGGACGTAAAAAATTTTCTTAGCAATTTCGTGGAGGAAAATGCAGTGCTGCTTCCAGGAAGGATCCCTGGTTTTAAAAATGAAGACATCCAATTACTTTCATCGAGTGAAACCAAAATGCATGTGTGGAGGTGTTTTCAAAGAGCCTGTGAGGAGTCTAACAAGCAAGCTGTTTGTTACACAAAATTTATCGACTTGTGGAAACAGTTTTTTCCAAATGTCGTCGTGGCCAAGCCAATGACCGACTTGTGTTTCATCTGCCAACAAAATACTTCGAAGCTGGTTCGAGCTGCCAATCTTCCGGAAGAAGAAAAATCTCAATGCGTCCAAGCGCAACAAGCACATTTAAATTCAGTGCAGACCGAGAGAGAACTTTATAAAAAGGTTTGTGAAGAGGCAAAATGGAATTTTGAAGAAGTGCAAGACCAAATAGACCTTGAAGCACCTCACGAGTTGTGTACGCTGGCAACTACTATGCACTATTCCTTTGATTTTGCACAGCAGGTACATATACCGAGCAATCCAATGCAGCCCGGTCCCATCTACTTTAAAACGCCGCGTAAATGTGCTATTTTTGGAGTGATGTGCGAAGCGATCCCTCGGCAGGTAAACTATCTGATCGATGAAGCCAGTGACGTCGGTAAAGGAGCAAACACAACCATAAGCTATGTCCACCACTATTTCGAACATCATGGACTCGGAGAAACGTCTGCTCATCTCCATGCTGATAACTGTtcaggacaaaataaaaacaactatTTTATGTGGTACTTGGCTTGGAGGACTATTCTACAACTTCATCATTCGATGAGATACTCTTTTTTGATTGCTGGACACACCAAGTTTGGTCCCGACCGTTGTTTCGGTATTATAAAAAAATCTTACAAACTGAGCTATATTTCTTCACTATACGAATTTGCCAATATGGTGGAGTCGTCAAACTCCGGGATTAACAAAGCACAGCTTGTGGGGACGCACGATGGAACAGTTATCGTCCCGGTTTACGACTGGTCTTCATTTCTTGAACAGTTCTTTAAAAAAGTTCCAAATATTAAGAAATATCACCATTTCCGATTTTGCAAAGAGGAACCCGGAAGGGTTTATTTTAAAGAGCTCAACTCGTCTGCTGAACAGTCGTTAATGCTGTTGAAGAATCCTGCAATCCTTCCCATGGCCACGCGGCTTCCAGCCAAACTGAATCCAGCAGGGTTGAGCCAAGAACGAAAGCAGTATTTGTACCGTGAAATCAGGCCTTTCTGTAAGCCTGGAACTGAAGATCTAGTTGCTCCTGTGCCttga